The following are from one region of the Stanieria cyanosphaera PCC 7437 genome:
- the shc gene encoding squalene--hopene cyclase — translation MQTQDLVTQDQLQFAIAKSQDYLLSIQNPDGYWWAELESNVTITAEVILLHKIWGTDQTRSQALQKAETYLRSQQREHGGWELYYGDGGELSTSVEAYMALRLLGVAAQDPALIKAKQFILQRGGISKTRIFTKLHLALIGCYDWRGLPSIPPWIMLLPEHFPFTIYEMSSWARGSTVPLLIVFDRKPIFVTKITINLDELYAEGVNNCRYELPRNNDWTDVFLWLDDACKLAENFNLVPFREEGLKAAEKWVLERQEATGDWGGIIPAMLNSLLALRTLDYEVDDPIIQRGLAAIDNFAIETEDSYRVQPCVSPVWDTAWCLRALVESGLPPNHQTLVRGGQWLLDKQILDYGDWAVKNKQGKPGGWAFEFDNRFYPDLDDSAVVVMGLAEVQLPNEAQKQSAIARGVNWMATMQCRAGGWAAFDIDNDQDWINLIPYGDLKAMIDPNTADVTARVLEMLGQYHLAMKADQVNRAIAYLISEQENDGSWFGRWGVNYIYGTSGALSALAVIAPKDYQTEIDRGATWLVSCQNPDGGWGESCRSYHDQTLKGKGVSTASQTAWALIGLLAAYQATGFNAQSAIETGINYLLATQNNDGTWYEAEFTGTGFPCHFYLKYHLYQQYFPLLALGRYQKLMK, via the coding sequence ATGCAAACTCAAGATCTAGTAACTCAAGATCAACTTCAATTTGCGATCGCGAAAAGTCAAGATTATTTATTATCGATTCAAAATCCTGATGGTTATTGGTGGGCGGAATTAGAATCAAATGTAACGATTACCGCCGAAGTCATTTTACTACACAAAATTTGGGGAACTGATCAAACTAGATCACAAGCACTACAGAAAGCGGAAACTTATTTGCGATCGCAACAAAGAGAACATGGTGGTTGGGAACTCTATTACGGTGATGGCGGAGAGTTAAGTACTTCGGTAGAAGCTTACATGGCGTTACGATTATTGGGAGTTGCTGCCCAAGATCCAGCCTTGATTAAAGCTAAACAATTTATTCTGCAACGTGGTGGCATTAGTAAAACTCGCATTTTTACCAAACTACATCTAGCGTTGATTGGTTGTTATGACTGGCGGGGGCTTCCTTCGATTCCACCTTGGATCATGCTGTTACCCGAGCATTTTCCCTTCACTATTTATGAAATGTCTAGTTGGGCGAGGGGAAGTACAGTACCTTTATTGATTGTTTTTGATCGCAAGCCTATTTTTGTGACTAAGATAACGATCAATTTAGATGAATTGTATGCAGAGGGAGTTAATAATTGTCGCTACGAATTACCTCGTAACAACGATTGGACAGATGTTTTTTTATGGTTAGATGATGCTTGTAAACTAGCAGAAAATTTCAATCTAGTTCCTTTTCGAGAAGAAGGATTAAAAGCTGCGGAAAAATGGGTGTTAGAAAGACAAGAAGCTACAGGAGATTGGGGTGGCATTATTCCTGCTATGCTTAATTCTCTTTTGGCTTTACGCACTCTAGATTATGAAGTAGATGATCCGATTATTCAAAGAGGATTAGCAGCAATTGATAACTTTGCCATTGAAACTGAAGATTCTTATCGGGTTCAACCCTGTGTTTCCCCTGTTTGGGATACGGCTTGGTGTTTACGAGCTTTAGTTGAATCTGGTTTACCACCAAATCATCAGACTTTAGTTAGGGGTGGACAATGGTTATTAGATAAACAAATTCTTGATTATGGGGATTGGGCAGTCAAAAACAAACAAGGAAAGCCTGGCGGTTGGGCATTTGAATTTGATAATCGTTTTTATCCCGATTTAGATGATTCTGCTGTCGTAGTAATGGGATTGGCAGAAGTTCAACTACCAAACGAAGCTCAAAAACAAAGTGCGATCGCTCGTGGTGTGAACTGGATGGCAACTATGCAATGTCGGGCTGGTGGTTGGGCTGCTTTTGACATTGATAATGATCAAGATTGGATCAATCTCATTCCTTATGGTGATCTAAAAGCCATGATAGATCCGAATACTGCCGATGTAACCGCTAGGGTATTGGAAATGTTAGGACAGTATCATCTTGCCATGAAAGCAGACCAAGTTAATCGCGCTATTGCTTATTTAATTAGCGAACAAGAAAACGATGGCAGTTGGTTTGGTCGTTGGGGAGTAAATTATATTTATGGTACAAGTGGGGCATTGTCTGCTTTGGCTGTAATTGCACCTAAAGATTATCAAACTGAAATTGATCGGGGTGCAACTTGGCTAGTTAGTTGTCAAAATCCTGATGGAGGTTGGGGAGAAAGTTGTCGTAGTTATCACGATCAAACCTTAAAAGGCAAAGGAGTTAGTACCGCTTCCCAAACAGCCTGGGCATTAATCGGTTTATTAGCAGCTTATCAAGCCACAGGTTTTAATGCTCAATCAGCGATAGAAACAGGAATTAATTACTTACTTGCTACTCAAAATAATGATGGAACTTGGTACGAAGCAGAATTTACTGGTACTGGTTTTCCCTGTCATTTTTATCTAAAATACCATCTTTATCAGCAATATTTTCCTCTTCTGGCTTTAGGACGTTATCAAAAGTTAATGAAATAG
- a CDS encoding peptidoglycan DD-metalloendopeptidase family protein: MQQNCPFASNLSISEASHPEPINQEPHWRTPVPSDGTVERPSTCDRKNTYSAAMFSLLFSLSTTGMFLMYHQQKAQAAVEPFVSDRFLSSSREPIFLTQNIPNLITVQPISSAQIFLNTQIVELPKLDSEVLLPNQSAISSLPLSSTVASPQQPTLLNKLKQKQLGLLNAEQTIQIADIPSANSSDFRPNAQIQPQTTVVILSNLDQSPHSVPQLPSLSVEKDLAKQIYTVKPGDTLFKIASLFNTSSEELIQTNQLSNPNLLAVNQQLIIPKPQVSNTDEVEASSAVRRQSTFENNSSLQSPTNLSASQSVPVASVASTKTNDLPVTQDPYIARLRADLDQLREQYQTQTRNTQTNLISTAATNVNKYNQNLTIQIGATINPDLPPLSSPEEYLPNSPAQFEGYLWPAQGTLTSGYGWRWGRMHQGIDIAGPIGTPIMAAATGEVVSAGWNSGGYGNLVKLKHPDGSVTLYAHNNKILVSSGQQVEQGQLIAEMGSTGFSTGPHLHFEIRPNGETAVNPIAFLPTK; the protein is encoded by the coding sequence ATGCAGCAGAATTGTCCCTTTGCTTCAAATCTTTCTATCTCAGAAGCATCTCATCCAGAGCCAATTAATCAAGAGCCTCACTGGAGAACACCAGTTCCATCAGACGGGACTGTTGAACGACCTAGTACCTGCGATCGCAAAAACACCTATTCGGCAGCAATGTTTAGTTTATTATTTTCTTTGAGTACGACTGGTATGTTTTTAATGTATCACCAGCAAAAAGCTCAAGCTGCGGTAGAACCATTTGTGAGTGACCGATTTTTATCAAGTTCGAGAGAACCAATTTTTTTAACTCAAAATATTCCTAATTTAATTACTGTACAACCCATTTCATCAGCCCAAATTTTTCTAAATACTCAAATTGTTGAGCTACCCAAATTAGATTCAGAAGTTTTGCTTCCCAATCAATCTGCGATCTCTTCATTACCCTTATCCTCTACAGTTGCTTCGCCACAACAACCAACCCTTTTAAATAAACTTAAACAAAAGCAATTAGGACTCCTCAACGCAGAACAAACCATCCAAATAGCAGACATACCTTCTGCCAATTCTTCAGATTTCCGTCCCAATGCTCAGATTCAACCACAGACAACTGTAGTTATTCTTTCTAATCTGGATCAAAGTCCTCACAGTGTTCCTCAATTACCTTCTTTAAGTGTTGAAAAAGATCTTGCCAAACAAATCTATACAGTTAAACCAGGAGATACTCTTTTTAAAATTGCTAGTCTTTTTAACACTTCTTCTGAGGAATTAATTCAAACTAACCAACTGAGTAACCCTAATTTATTAGCCGTTAATCAACAGTTAATTATTCCTAAACCACAAGTTTCTAATACTGACGAAGTCGAAGCAAGCTCTGCTGTGAGAAGGCAAAGTACTTTTGAGAATAATTCTAGCTTACAATCTCCTACTAATTTGTCTGCTTCACAATCAGTACCAGTTGCTTCCGTTGCATCAACGAAGACAAACGACTTACCAGTTACTCAAGACCCATATATTGCTAGACTAAGAGCCGATCTAGATCAACTGCGAGAACAATATCAAACTCAAACTAGAAATACTCAAACCAATTTGATCAGTACTGCTGCTACTAATGTCAATAAATATAATCAAAATTTAACAATCCAGATTGGAGCAACTATTAATCCAGACTTACCTCCTTTATCCTCTCCAGAAGAATATTTACCTAATAGTCCCGCTCAATTTGAAGGTTATTTATGGCCTGCTCAAGGAACACTCACTTCTGGTTATGGTTGGCGTTGGGGTCGAATGCATCAAGGAATTGATATTGCTGGCCCAATTGGTACTCCTATTATGGCTGCTGCTACTGGGGAAGTTGTATCTGCTGGTTGGAATTCTGGAGGTTATGGCAATTTAGTTAAACTAAAACATCCCGATGGAAGTGTAACTCTTTACGCTCACAACAATAAAATTTTAGTTAGTAGTGGACAACAGGTAGAACAAGGACAACTGATTGCAGAAATGGGTAGTACTGGTTTTAGTACAGGACCTCATCTACATTTTGAAATACGTCCTAACGGAGAAACTGCGGTTAACCCAATTGCTTTTTTACCAACTAAATAA
- a CDS encoding tRNA (cytidine(34)-2'-O)-methyltransferase, with the protein MSLRIVLVQPQIPPNTGNIARTCAATNTELHLVGPLGFEISDRYLKRAGLDYWPYVNLHYHQDWQAFWSNYQQLGGRLLGFTVRGTTHYLDCQYQADDWLLFGSELSGLPTEVLDFCNYKVYIPISQPEVRSLNLSVSVTIGLFEARRQLDLGTRV; encoded by the coding sequence ATGTCGCTTCGTATTGTTCTAGTTCAACCACAAATACCTCCTAATACTGGCAATATTGCTCGTACCTGTGCTGCTACCAACACAGAACTTCATTTAGTAGGGCCGTTAGGCTTTGAAATTAGCGATCGCTATTTAAAAAGGGCGGGATTAGATTATTGGCCTTATGTTAATCTGCATTATCATCAAGATTGGCAAGCTTTCTGGTCTAATTATCAGCAATTAGGAGGTAGATTACTAGGATTTACTGTTCGTGGTACTACTCATTATTTAGATTGTCAGTATCAAGCTGACGACTGGTTGCTATTTGGTAGTGAATTGTCTGGTTTACCAACTGAAGTACTAGATTTTTGTAATTACAAAGTTTATATTCCTATTTCTCAACCAGAAGTAAGAAGCTTAAATCTCTCAGTTAGTGTGACAATTGGGCTATTTGAAGCTCGTCGTCAACTTGACCTAGGAACTCGGGTCTAG
- the gshA gene encoding glutamate--cysteine ligase, translating to MVLLSKGFEIEIYTGTPQGEVVGLSDQIVKNLDGFVREPDNRNVEYTTAPFCNYDRLLCAILKPRQTLRSYLRSLGNYTLIPGSTLSLGDSSRFERSDPNNPYHSYIEQSYGTKVVTASIHINIGIAEPEKLIQACRLIRVEAPLYLALSAASPFLDGKATGFHSTRWQMFPQTPENVPLFESHAHFINWTETQLAAGTMKNVRHLWNSVRPNGDRRPYNLNRLELRICDLVVDPIALLAITALLEARLIEMLDNPMLDPLQQSRLSNTHLAEDLITVTAENELAVARDSLDAQLTHWQDGRKIKASDWISELYQQVLPIAKNRGYSCFLLPLNKILRNGNTAQQWLKLHQQGTDIKDIIQQAIQTTEQQERELEDKLCQTILVA from the coding sequence ATGGTACTGCTATCCAAAGGATTTGAAATTGAAATTTACACAGGAACACCTCAAGGCGAGGTAGTTGGTTTATCAGACCAAATTGTTAAAAATTTGGACGGTTTTGTCCGTGAACCGGATAATCGCAATGTGGAATATACTACTGCTCCTTTTTGTAATTATGACCGTTTGTTGTGTGCCATTTTAAAACCCAGACAAACTTTGCGGAGTTATTTACGAAGTCTGGGTAACTACACTTTGATTCCTGGTAGTACTTTATCCCTAGGAGATAGTAGTCGCTTTGAACGTTCTGACCCCAATAATCCCTATCATAGCTATATCGAACAAAGCTACGGAACTAAAGTAGTTACGGCGAGTATTCATATTAATATTGGTATTGCTGAACCAGAAAAATTAATCCAAGCTTGTCGTCTGATTAGAGTAGAAGCTCCTTTGTATTTAGCGTTGAGTGCTGCTTCACCTTTTTTAGATGGCAAAGCAACAGGTTTTCATTCAACTCGTTGGCAAATGTTTCCTCAAACCCCAGAAAATGTTCCTTTGTTTGAAAGTCACGCACATTTTATCAATTGGACGGAAACACAACTTGCTGCTGGGACAATGAAAAACGTTCGTCATCTTTGGAATTCCGTTCGACCCAATGGCGATCGCAGACCTTATAATCTTAATCGTTTAGAACTAAGAATTTGTGATTTAGTAGTAGATCCGATCGCTTTACTGGCAATTACTGCTTTATTGGAAGCTCGATTAATTGAAATGCTAGACAATCCTATGCTTGACCCTCTACAACAAAGTCGCTTATCTAACACTCATTTAGCAGAAGATTTGATTACTGTGACGGCAGAAAATGAGTTAGCAGTTGCTCGTGATAGTTTAGATGCTCAATTAACCCATTGGCAAGATGGCAGAAAAATCAAAGCCAGCGATTGGATTAGCGAACTTTATCAACAGGTGTTACCCATAGCTAAAAATCGTGGTTATAGTTGTTTCTTATTGCCTTTAAACAAAATTTTACGTAATGGCAATACTGCTCAACAGTGGTTAAAACTGCATCAACAAGGAACAGACATCAAAGACATTATTCAGCAAGCGATTCAAACGACAGAACAACAAGAAAGAGAATTAGAAGACAAATTATGTCAAACTATTCTAGTTGCTTAA
- the speB gene encoding agmatinase, which yields MKQFIGLEAQATYAEAKTIILPIPYEKTTTYRQGCQHGPLAILEASDQLEAYDEEIEVQTCIKTGIYTHEAIADTTSDPSLTAEVMLQVTTETVAKLIADGKFVIALGGEHSITEGVVKAYRLAENEPFTVIQIDAHGDMRHEYEGSIYNHACVMRRVLDMGLPTLPIGIRSICQEEATLIKNQQIPVIWARDIYYHSDWIEKAIAKITTEKVFITIDLDGIDPSLIGGVGTPEPGGLNWYELTRFLKTVFTKYQVIGCDVMELAPQQDSVVSEFTAAKLVYKLIGYQGLSQGWYN from the coding sequence ATGAAACAATTTATTGGTTTAGAAGCGCAAGCTACCTATGCTGAAGCAAAAACAATAATCTTACCGATTCCTTACGAAAAAACCACTACTTATCGTCAAGGTTGTCAACATGGTCCGCTCGCAATTCTCGAAGCATCAGACCAATTAGAAGCCTATGACGAAGAAATTGAAGTCCAAACCTGTATAAAGACAGGCATTTATACTCATGAAGCGATCGCAGATACGACGAGCGACCCCTCTTTGACTGCGGAAGTGATGTTACAAGTTACCACTGAAACAGTAGCAAAACTAATTGCGGATGGCAAATTTGTCATTGCTTTGGGTGGTGAGCATAGTATTACCGAAGGTGTGGTGAAAGCCTATCGCCTAGCTGAAAATGAGCCTTTTACCGTCATCCAAATTGATGCTCATGGCGACATGAGGCACGAATACGAAGGTTCGATTTACAATCATGCTTGTGTGATGCGAAGAGTTTTAGACATGGGTTTACCCACCTTACCCATAGGCATTCGCAGTATTTGTCAAGAAGAAGCCACTTTAATCAAAAATCAGCAAATTCCTGTGATTTGGGCTAGAGATATTTATTATCATTCCGATTGGATTGAGAAAGCGATCGCTAAAATAACCACAGAAAAAGTGTTTATCACGATTGATTTAGATGGGATCGATCCTAGTTTAATAGGTGGAGTGGGAACTCCCGAACCAGGAGGATTAAATTGGTACGAATTAACTAGGTTTTTAAAAACCGTCTTTACCAAATATCAAGTAATTGGCTGTGACGTAATGGAACTCGCTCCCCAACAAGACTCAGTAGTCTCCGAATTTACTGCTGCCAAATTAGTCTATAAATTAATTGGTTATCAAGGTTTAAGCCAGGGTTGGTATAACTAA
- a CDS encoding thioredoxin family protein, producing the protein MTVACNLVGDYAPDFELPGIDKQVYHLGRYLEKFKALGVVFLGNNCPYVKKYLERLKQIQADFATDGFTLVGINSNDTDGTIQDSFESMESFAQANQLNFPYLRDPTQDVARSFGATVIPEVFLLDSQAVIRYAGSIDDCSESAAQVTNNYLRNNISALLAGKEISPTYIEPIGSSIIWRANKS; encoded by the coding sequence ATGACAGTAGCTTGTAATCTTGTGGGTGATTATGCTCCTGATTTTGAATTACCAGGAATAGACAAGCAAGTTTATCATCTTGGTCGTTATTTGGAAAAATTTAAAGCCCTTGGTGTCGTTTTTTTGGGCAACAATTGTCCTTATGTCAAAAAATATTTAGAACGTCTCAAACAAATTCAAGCTGATTTTGCAACAGATGGTTTTACACTGGTGGGAATTAATTCCAACGATACCGACGGAACGATTCAAGACAGTTTTGAAAGTATGGAAAGTTTTGCTCAAGCAAATCAGTTAAATTTTCCTTATTTGCGCGATCCTACCCAAGATGTTGCTCGATCCTTTGGTGCAACAGTTATTCCCGAAGTATTTTTATTAGATAGTCAAGCAGTTATTCGTTACGCAGGCAGTATTGATGATTGTTCTGAATCAGCCGCTCAAGTCACCAATAATTATTTACGCAATAACATTTCCGCTTTACTCGCAGGAAAAGAAATTAGTCCTACCTATATTGAACCAATTGGCTCTTCAATTATTTGGCGAGCAAACAAATCGTAA
- the pyrH gene encoding UMP kinase translates to MSYQRVLLKLSGEALMGELGYGIDPKVVSEIAQEIADVVNSGVQIAVVVGGGNIFRGVKASAAGMDRATADYIGMIATVMNAMTLQDALERIGIPTRVQSAIAMQELAEPYIRRRAIRHLEKGRVVVFGAGSGNPFFTTDTTAALRAAEIDAEVIFKATKVDGIYDADPKINPHARRYQSLTYGHVLNHELKVMDSTAIALCKENNIPILVFDLTVGGNIIRAVKGEPVGTIVGGFCEVS, encoded by the coding sequence ATGAGTTACCAGCGGGTTTTATTAAAACTGAGCGGTGAAGCATTAATGGGTGAACTTGGGTACGGCATTGACCCAAAAGTAGTTTCCGAAATCGCTCAGGAAATAGCGGATGTAGTCAATAGTGGTGTACAAATCGCTGTTGTCGTTGGTGGTGGTAATATTTTTCGTGGAGTCAAAGCATCTGCTGCGGGAATGGATCGAGCCACGGCTGATTATATTGGTATGATTGCTACTGTCATGAATGCCATGACGTTACAGGATGCTTTAGAACGAATTGGCATCCCCACCAGAGTCCAAAGTGCGATCGCAATGCAAGAACTAGCAGAACCTTATATCCGTCGTCGAGCTATTCGTCACCTTGAGAAAGGTCGGGTAGTAGTTTTTGGTGCAGGTTCGGGTAATCCTTTTTTTACCACAGATACCACCGCAGCTTTGCGGGCAGCCGAAATTGATGCAGAAGTGATTTTTAAAGCAACTAAAGTAGATGGAATCTACGATGCCGATCCGAAAATTAATCCCCATGCTCGTCGTTATCAAAGTCTTACTTATGGTCACGTACTAAACCACGAACTAAAAGTTATGGATAGTACCGCGATCGCCCTATGTAAAGAAAACAATATTCCTATTCTTGTTTTTGATCTTACCGTTGGAGGCAATATTATTCGTGCCGTCAAAGGTGAACCTGTTGGAACTATTGTGGGAGGTTTTTGTGAAGTTAGCTGA
- the frr gene encoding ribosome recycling factor yields the protein MKLAEIKEHMQKTVEATQRSFNTIRTGRANASLLDRVVVEYYGTETPLKSLANISTPDATTIVIQPYDKGSMAQIEKAITMSDLGLTPNNDGQVIRLNIPPLTSERRQELVKMAGKLAEEGKVGIRNIRRDAIDAVRKQEKNSEISEDEARDLQDQIQKVTDEYTKKIDDLLSAKEQDISTV from the coding sequence GTGAAGTTAGCTGAAATTAAAGAACATATGCAAAAGACTGTCGAGGCAACTCAACGGTCTTTTAATACTATTAGAACCGGACGTGCTAATGCTTCGTTGTTGGATCGGGTGGTAGTAGAATACTATGGTACGGAAACACCATTAAAATCACTCGCTAATATTAGTACTCCTGATGCAACTACGATTGTGATTCAACCCTATGATAAAGGTAGTATGGCGCAAATTGAAAAAGCCATTACCATGTCAGATTTGGGTTTAACTCCTAATAATGATGGTCAAGTAATTCGACTGAATATTCCACCTTTAACAAGCGAACGCCGTCAAGAATTAGTAAAAATGGCGGGAAAATTAGCTGAAGAAGGAAAAGTCGGTATTCGCAACATTCGTCGTGATGCGATCGATGCGGTACGTAAACAAGAAAAAAACAGTGAAATTTCTGAGGATGAAGCCAGAGATTTACAAGACCAGATTCAAAAAGTCACCGATGAGTATACTAAAAAAATTGATGACTTACTAAGCGCAAAAGAACAAGATATTTCTACAGTATAA
- the rpiA gene encoding ribose-5-phosphate isomerase RpiA, whose protein sequence is MAERSDPVQIMKQEVGKAAAARVKSNSIVGLGTGSTTAYAIEYLGKRLQQGEIKNIVGIPTSFQAEVLAKKYGIPLTSLDAVDKIDIAIDGADEVDPQKNLIKGGGAAHTREKVVDSLAEEFIVVVDGNKLVDKLGSTFLLPVEVIPMAIAPVMRSLAKLGGKPELRMGIKKAGPVVTDQGNLVVDVKFEQIDNPAELEKTINNIPGVLENGLFVGVADVILIGEIKDDQPVIREM, encoded by the coding sequence ATGGCTGAAAGGAGCGATCCTGTTCAAATAATGAAGCAAGAAGTAGGTAAAGCTGCTGCTGCTCGTGTTAAATCAAATTCTATTGTAGGACTCGGAACGGGGTCAACCACAGCCTATGCCATTGAGTATTTAGGCAAGCGTTTACAACAAGGGGAAATTAAAAATATTGTTGGTATTCCTACTTCTTTTCAAGCAGAAGTATTGGCAAAAAAATATGGCATTCCGTTGACAAGTTTGGATGCTGTAGACAAAATCGACATTGCAATTGATGGTGCAGATGAAGTCGATCCCCAAAAAAACTTAATCAAAGGCGGTGGTGCTGCTCATACCCGCGAAAAAGTGGTAGATAGTTTAGCAGAAGAATTTATTGTCGTGGTTGATGGCAATAAATTGGTAGATAAATTAGGCTCGACTTTTTTACTTCCTGTCGAAGTAATTCCGATGGCAATTGCACCAGTGATGCGCAGTTTAGCCAAATTGGGCGGTAAACCAGAACTAAGAATGGGAATCAAGAAAGCTGGACCAGTTGTAACCGATCAAGGTAATTTGGTCGTTGATGTCAAATTTGAGCAGATTGATAATCCTGCTGAATTAGAAAAAACGATTAATAATATTCCTGGTGTTTTAGAAAATGGATTATTTGTAGGTGTAGCTGATGTTATTTTGATTGGCGAAATTAAAGACGATCAACCAGTTATCCGCGAAATGTAA